The following are encoded in a window of Roseivirga misakiensis genomic DNA:
- a CDS encoding 3-phosphoshikimate 1-carboxyvinyltransferase, whose product MESIALKHCPKLNAVTIPLEASKSESNRALIINALSGNTSAISNLSNARDTQTMLRLLTSNEETLDVLDAGTTMRFLTAYSALGKNPRVLTGTPRMQKRPIKILGKALKQIGAKVKYLKNDGYPPMKITPIKDQKKERIRMKGDVSSQFISAILMIAPALPEGLILELIGKIGSRPYIQMTLDMMKLFGIQSSWTNNTIEVKPQPYQSYPYQVESDWSGASYWFSFAALAESAEIKLLGLRQKSLQGDIAIVRIMNQLGVMSTFEADGVLLQKIPARNEVEIDFSDCPDLAQTVAVVCGVKHISCKMTGLESLRIKETDRIKALKRELKKFNIKLKETEEGVWEIKSKFQPGQPEVTIETYEDHRMAMAFAPLSTQQDILIKDPSVVDKSYPSFWNHVGLATGS is encoded by the coding sequence GTGGAGTCAATCGCCTTAAAACACTGTCCTAAATTAAACGCCGTAACAATCCCACTTGAAGCTTCAAAAAGCGAAAGTAACCGAGCGTTGATCATCAATGCACTTAGCGGAAATACGTCAGCAATTTCAAACCTGTCTAATGCTAGGGATACCCAGACTATGCTGAGGCTTTTGACCAGCAACGAAGAAACACTGGACGTTCTAGACGCGGGAACGACTATGCGCTTCTTGACGGCATATTCGGCGTTGGGGAAAAATCCTCGGGTTCTTACAGGCACGCCAAGAATGCAGAAGCGTCCGATCAAGATTCTTGGAAAAGCACTGAAACAAATTGGCGCAAAGGTTAAATACTTGAAGAATGATGGGTATCCGCCCATGAAAATCACCCCAATAAAGGATCAAAAAAAAGAACGGATTCGGATGAAGGGTGATGTGAGCAGTCAATTCATTTCAGCTATTCTAATGATTGCTCCTGCCTTACCTGAAGGACTAATTCTTGAGCTGATTGGGAAAATCGGAAGCCGCCCTTACATTCAAATGACTTTGGATATGATGAAGCTCTTTGGTATTCAGTCTTCTTGGACTAACAATACCATTGAAGTAAAACCACAACCTTACCAATCTTATCCGTATCAGGTAGAATCAGATTGGTCTGGAGCCAGTTATTGGTTCAGTTTTGCAGCCTTAGCTGAAAGCGCGGAAATCAAATTATTAGGCCTGCGCCAAAAATCGCTTCAAGGAGATATTGCCATCGTAAGGATTATGAATCAGCTTGGCGTTATGAGTACTTTCGAAGCCGACGGCGTATTGTTACAAAAAATTCCGGCTCGAAACGAAGTTGAAATCGATTTTTCAGATTGCCCTGACCTTGCCCAAACCGTGGCAGTAGTTTGCGGCGTCAAACATATTTCTTGTAAAATGACGGGCCTTGAAAGCTTACGGATTAAAGAAACTGATAGAATCAAGGCGCTAAAACGGGAACTCAAAAAGTTCAATATCAAGCTAAAAGAGACAGAGGAAGGTGTTTGGGAAATCAAATCTAAATTTCAACCTGGCCAGCCAGAAGTAACCATAGAAACCTACGAAGACCATAGAATGGCCATGGCCTTTGCCCCACTTAGCACACAACAGGACATTTTGATTAAGGATCCATCAGTTGTGGATAAATCCTACCCTAGTTTTTGGAATCATGTGGGTTTAGCAACAGGCTCATGA
- the aroB gene encoding 3-dehydroquinate synthase — protein sequence MSQIQIDDIKTSLGAFFEENTYTKVSVLVDENTHNHCYPIIKDFLPDHLVIEIASGESNKNLNTCQLIWEKLTANAFDRKSLLVNLGGGVIGDMGGFCAVTYKRGIDFINIPTTLLAAVDANVGGKLGIDFQGLKNHLGFFQDPKAVFIDPIFLETLSKKELRSGFAEVIKHGLIVDKDYFQQVSNKGLDQENWNAVIAHSVEIKNEVVKADPKEAGLRKILNFGHTIGHAIESFYLDGENHLLHGEAIAIGMICEAHVSKKLLSLEVDTLGAISSYILKIYPDLNIQKRDFTSIISLMYQDKKNVNNLLNHSLLYEIGRATYDVAVDEKDVMDALFYYINLKA from the coding sequence ATGAGTCAAATTCAAATAGACGATATTAAAACAAGCCTAGGCGCCTTCTTTGAGGAAAATACTTATACCAAAGTGTCTGTTTTGGTAGATGAAAACACACACAATCACTGCTACCCAATCATAAAAGACTTTTTACCCGATCATTTAGTCATTGAAATAGCATCTGGGGAAAGCAATAAGAACCTAAATACCTGTCAACTGATTTGGGAAAAACTCACGGCTAACGCATTTGACAGAAAATCTTTATTAGTGAATTTAGGGGGCGGCGTGATCGGCGATATGGGAGGTTTCTGCGCGGTTACTTACAAAAGAGGAATCGACTTTATTAATATCCCAACGACGCTTTTAGCAGCTGTTGACGCTAACGTGGGCGGAAAACTTGGTATCGATTTTCAGGGTTTAAAAAACCATTTAGGCTTCTTCCAAGACCCTAAAGCAGTCTTTATCGATCCAATATTTCTTGAGACACTGTCGAAAAAAGAGTTGAGATCGGGTTTTGCTGAGGTTATTAAACATGGACTCATTGTAGACAAAGACTATTTCCAGCAGGTCAGTAATAAAGGCCTTGATCAGGAGAATTGGAATGCTGTTATCGCCCATTCCGTAGAGATCAAAAATGAAGTGGTCAAAGCTGACCCTAAAGAAGCAGGGCTAAGGAAAATTTTGAATTTTGGTCATACGATCGGCCACGCGATTGAAAGCTTTTACCTCGACGGAGAAAATCACTTGTTACACGGTGAAGCGATCGCTATAGGGATGATTTGTGAAGCCCATGTTTCCAAAAAATTATTAAGTCTTGAAGTTGATACGCTAGGCGCCATTTCATCGTATATCCTTAAGATTTATCCCGATCTTAATATCCAGAAAAGAGACTTTACATCAATTATTAGCCTGATGTATCAAGACAAAAAGAATGTGAATAATCTACTTAACCATTCACTACTCTATGAAATCGGTCGTGCTACGTATGATGTGGCGGTAGATGAAAAAGATGTGATGGATGCTTTATTTTATTATATAAACCTGAAAGCCTAA